Sequence from the Hyalangium gracile genome:
GCAGTACATCGACAACTGGACCCTGCTGACGGACCTGGGGCTCATCCTGAAGACGGTGCCCGTGGTCATCACCGGCAGCGGCGCCAGCTAGCCACGGGCTCAGGAGGGGTTCACGCCCGCCACCAGGTAGAAGCGGAACTCGCCCGAGTTGACGCCGTATGCCACGTCCACGCCCACCAGCGGCAGCACGACGCTGCGCAGGAACAGCCGCAGGCCCACGCCCACGCCCTGCGCCACCGTGGCGTTGCCCAGTCCGCCCTCGGACTCGGGCAGGTAGCCGCGCACCACCCGCCCGTTGATGTCCCGCAGCAGCCGGTCCTCCGGGAGGCTGCGCCACATCAACAGCCCCGTGTCCGAGAAGCCCACGCCCCGGAAGGACAACGAGCGGATGGTAAAGAGCGGGAAGTGGTACTCGGCCGTGAAGGACAGCCGCGTGTCTCCGCGGAACTGCCGGTAGAGGAAGCCTCGCAGCGAGTTCGCGCCCGCCACGAACTCCTGGTGGAACGGCAGGTCCGTGCCCGTCACCGTCTCTCCGCGCAGCACCAGGTTGTGCTCCTCGAAGAAGCGCACGCCGTGCCGGTACAGCAGCCCGAAGCGCCGGTAGCGGAAGTGGCTGCCCACCCCCGGGTTCGACAGCTCCAGCGAGCCCTCGATGTTCAGCCCCTCCATGACGGCGTGCAGGTTCTGCCGCGTGTCCACCCCCACCATCAGCCGCAGCGAGGTGTCGCGCTGCGCCGAGCCCGGCTCGAAGGCGGGCTCCGTCACCGGCATGTCCTGGCTCGGCTCCTGGGCGTCGATGAGCATCACCCGGTACCTGGCGCCCACCCGCACCCGCTCGGCGATCATCGCCGACAGCTCGCCCGCCGCGGAGGCCGAGTTCAGCCGCGTGCGGCGCACCACCTCGGGCACCTCCTGGCTCGCGCCCGGCCGGAACTCCTCCACCCGGTCGCTGCGCAGCTGGCCCTCGAGGCTCAGCCGCAGCGGAGGCCAGCCGAACAGGTTCGGATCCAGGAAGCCCACGAAGAGGCCGCTCTCGGCGGTGCTGATCTGCAGCGCCGTCGCGAACTTCTTGCTGCGGCCCCAGAGGTTGCTCTCCGCGTACAGCACCCCGCCGCCGATGTTCCCGTTCGACACCGAGAAGGTAGGCGCCACCACCCACGAGGCCTTGTCCTCCACCTGGAGCACCAGCCGCACCCGGCCATCTCCCGTGGGCTGGGTGCTCACCTTCACCTCCTGGAAGAGCCCCGTCGCCAGCAGCCGCCGCTCCACCCGCGTCAGGTCCTCGTCGGTGAGCGTGTCGCCCGCGTCGATGCGCGAGTACGCCTCCACCGTCCCGGGCAGCGTCTTCTCCGTGCCGAGCACGACCACCTCGCTCACCACCACGCTCCGTGAAGGCTCGGGAGCGGGTGGGGGCACATCCAGCGTGGGTGGTGGCGGGAGCTCTCGAGGGGGCGCTGCCTCCGTCTCGGGCGGAGGTGGAGGGGCCGCCTCCTGAGCCCCCGCAAGGGAGGCTCCGAGCCCCAGGACCAGCGCCATGTATCCACTCGCCCAGCGTCGTCTACTCATCGCTCGTTGCACGCGCACCGCTCTCTCGTGAATCGCCGGCCCTCGTCCTCCAGGGTCATAGCTCAAAGAGGCGCGGGGCGAAGGCGCACCGAGGCGCGGGAGCGCATTGGCTTACAGTGCGAGCACCAGGGCGCGGACCTCTTCGTCCTCCGGAATGGGCGAGAGCGCCCCGCCCCGGAGCCCTCGTGCGCGCTGCCGCTCTCCGCCGATCCGCAGGGACTCGGCCAGCAGCGAGCGCGCCTGATCTCGCCGGCCCTGCAGGAAGGCGATGTACCCCGCGTTCCACAGGGCGTTGGAGCCGTGAGGGCCGCGCTCCAGCGAGGCCGCGATCTTCGCGCTCGCCCGCTCCAGGAACGCCTGCGCCTGGTCGCGCTTCTCCGCCCAGAGCCGCTTCGCCTCGAGGATCAGCAGCGCCCCCGCATCGTTGAGGGCGTCGGCGACACGCTCGCGCACCGAGTCCTCCGTGGCCGCGCCGTACCGGTGCGCCACGACGTCGTAGGCGGCCAGGGCCTCCTCGAGCCGGTTCAGCTTCCAGAGGATCTCCGCCTTGCACACCAGCCCCCGAGCCACCTCCGCTCGCACCTCCGCCTCGCTCGCCTCGCCGTAGCGACGGTCCAGCTCGTCGAAGGCCGCCACCTCCTCCTCGCGCCGCTCCAGCCGCCCCAGGAAGATGGCCTTGTACGCCAGCGCCTTGGCCACCTGGATGCGCACTCCCAGGGGCTCGCTCGCGCCGACATAGCGCGGAATCATCGCGTCATAGACGGCCAGCGCCTCCAGGGTCCGCTTCAGGTTCCCCAGCACGACGCCCTTGTAGAGGAACGCCTCGGCCACCGCCTCGCGCAGCGCCGGCTCGCTCGCGCCGTCGAACCGGCGGAGCAGCTCGTCGAAGGTGGACACCATCTCCTCGGAGCGGTGCTGCTGGCGCAGCACCTCGGCCTTCTCCAGCAGCGCCTTGGCCACCTGCTCGCGCAGGGCGGGCTCGCTCGCGTCGCCGTGCCGCCGCACCACCTCGTCCTGGGCGGCCAGCTCCGCCTCGGCGCGCCGCAGCAGGTCCTCGGTGCGCGCCTGGCTCTCCCGCGCGGTGGTGGCCAGCTCCTGGATCCGGGCATCCTGCTCCTCGCCGAAGCGCTGGAGCAGCACGCCGTAGGTGGCCAGCGCCTCCCGGGGGCGGTTCGAGAGCCGCAGGACGATGGCCTTGCTCAGGAGCGCCAGGGCCGCCGTGTGGCGCAGCACCGCGGCCTGCGCGCCGCCGTACCGCTGGACCACCTCGTCGTAGAGGGCCAGGCTCTCCTCGAGCCGGCTCAGCTCTCCCAGGGCGTCGGCCTTGGTGAGCAGGGCACTGGCCACCACCACCTGCAGCCCCTCCTCCGGGGTGCCGTCGTGGCGCCGCAGCAGCTCGTCGCTCACGCCCAGGGCCGCCTCGGGCTGCCCCAGGCCCATGAGGGCGTGCGTCTTGTGCACGAGCACCTTGGCCACCAGCTCTCCCAGCTTCGCGTCGCCGCCGCCGTCGTAGCGCCGGAGCGCCTCCTCGCAGGCGGCCAGGGACTCCTCGAAGCGCTCCTGCTGCCCCAGGGCGATGGCCCTGGCGATGAACGCCCGCGCCACCTGCACCCGCACGGCCAGCGCGTCGGCGCCCCCGAAGCGCTGGATGACCTGGTCGGTGAGGGACACCAGCTCCTCGAACCGCCCCTGGTCCAGCAGCGCGTTGCCCCCGTCGATGAGCGCCTGGGCTGCCCGCTCAGGTGGCTCCGCCGCGCTTGCTCCCACAGAGCGTGGGCTCACTCCGTTCTCGACAGCCATGGGCTCCTCATCCGGTTCTACTCGACGTGACTGCCTCCCCCCTGGCCTGCTGCCGCCGAGCATAGAGCGGACCGACCGCTCGTGCGATACCCGTCGACTTGCCTTCCGACCTCGGAGCTTCGAGAGTGGCCACGGGAAAACCCATCGGGGAGGTAAGCACGTGAACAAGGTCCTGGTCGGGGTCGGCATCGGCTGCGGTGCCATCGTCGTCATCGGAGTCGTCGCCGTGGTGGCCGGTGGCATCTGGGCCAAGGGGAAGCTCGAGGACGTCGCGCAGGAGATGAACCAGGGCGGCGAGAAGATGCAGTCGCTGGAGCAGCGCGTGGCCGAGATGAACCAGCGCTACTCCTTCGCGGCGCCGCCCAAGGGCCAGCCGCTGCGGCTCACCGAGGAGCGGCTCCAGGAGTACCTCGCGGTGCGCGCGTCCCTGAAGCCGGTGCTCGACGACTTCCAGGTGAAGGCCAAGAACTTCGCTCCGCCCAAGGGGGAGCAGCCCAACCTCGGCAAGAGCATCCAGGCGCTCGGGATGATGACGAACCTGCGGGCGGACCTGAGCGCCAAGTGGCTCGACGCGCTCGATGAGCGGAAGATGTCTCCCCGCGAGTTCCACGCCATCACCGCCGCCGTCTACACCTCCGAGTGGAGCAAGGCGAAGGGCGAGCTGCCCAAGCACCAGCGCACCATGCTCGAGCAGCTCCGGTCGGGCTACCAGAAGCAGGCCGAGGACTCGAGCCTCACCGAGGACAAGCGCGAGTGGGCCCGCCAGCAGATCGCCGATGTGGACAGGAAGCTTTCCGCGCTGCCCGCCGCGAACACCCCGCCGCCCGAGTCCCAGAAGGTCTACGAGGCGAACGCCGCGCTCGCGCAGAAGTACAAGAAGAAGATCGAGGAGGCCTCCAGCGCCGGGCTCGACGTGCTCCTCGTCGGCAACGGCAGCGAGCTGGGCACCGCGCTCCAGGATGCGCTCGGCGGCGACGCCCAGGACCCGAGCGTCGAGCAGGTCGAGCCGCCGATGGAGGAGGAAGAGTAGGGGAGACCCGCGGCGGACTACTTCACGGGGAGGGTGAAGCGCGGGTGACCTGAAGAGTGTTCCCGCGGGCTCGGAGCCGACGTACAGTCGGCCCATGTCCGGTCGCCGTCGCATGATGCTCGGGGTGGGAGCGCTCGTCCTCGTCGGAGGGGTGCTCGCGGTGGTCCTGCTCCGAGCCGAGCCCTCCCCGGGCAGGAGCTTCGAGCCCCTGCCCGTCACCTCCACCTCCTCGGAGTCCGAGCTGGCCGTTCCCTACGTGGGCGCGGCCATGCCGCTCACCGCTCCTCCGGCGCCCACCGAGCCCGTGCGGCAGCTTCCTCGCGTCACCGTCGAGCGCAGCGCCTCCGCTCCCGCGGGTGCCTTCTCCGGTCGGGTCGTCTCCGCCTCCTCGGGCGAGGGCATCCGCGGCGCCGAGGTCACCCTCTCGGGCCCCGGTGGCGCCACGTCCCTGGTGACGGACGCTGAGGGGCGCTTCGAGTTCCGGCCTTCGGTCACCGGTGTGTACCAGGTGGCCGCCATCCGCGCCGACGGCTTCCTGCCCTTCGGCCCGGAGTGGGGGCGGAGCCCGATTGCCCTGTCCGCGGTGGAGGGTGTCCAGGTGCGTGACGTCGTCATCGCGCTGACGCCGACGCCGGAGCTGGTGGGGCAGGTGCTGAGCGCGCAGGGAGCGCCCCTGCCCGGGGCCACCGTGCGCGTGCTCACCTCCCGCGCGGGAGAGACGGTGCTGTTCCCGGTCAAGGACCGCTTCACGACGGACGAGCGCGGCGAGTTCCACTTCACCGCCCACGAGGGCGCCCGGGTGGAGGCCCGGCACCCCCAGCACGGCGTGGCGCGCGTCCGCGTCTATGACGAGGACCTCGCGAAGCGGCGTGTGGAGGTCCGCATGCCCGCGGCCGGTGAGGAGGGCTCGCGCTTCGAGGAGGCCCGCGTCGAGGGCCGCGTCCTGGCTCCGGACGGGACGCCGGCCTCGGGAGCGCTCGTCTCCGTGATGTCCGCCGCCAGCGCCTATCCCCAGGAGTACGGCACGCGGGACGGCTACCAGAGCGTCGCGGAGACAGACGGGAGCTTCGTGGTCGAGGGCATCGAGGCGGGGCTGTATGACGTGTCGGCGATGGCGCCGGGCTTTGCTCCGGCCCGGACGCTGGATGTGCGTGTGCCCGCCAGCGGGCTCGTGCTGCGGCTGGCGGGAGGTGCCAGGCTCGCGGGGCTCGTGATGGAGGACGGGGGTGGCCCCGTGCCGGCGTTCGTGGTCAACGTCATGCTGCGGCAGGGGCCGCTCGAGCGGTACGCCTTCGCCCAGGCGCGCTTCATCGACGCCCAGGGCCGCTTCGAGTTCGGCGGGCTGAAGCCCGGGAGCTATGTGGTCCAGGTGAGCGCCGCCGGCTTCGTGCCCTCGGAGCGCGAGGTGGAGGTGACCGAGGGAGCCCAGGAGGTCCGCGCCGACGTCATGCTCGCGCGGGGCGCGCGGCTCGAGGGCCGGGTGCTCTCGGCCGGCTCGCGGCGTCCCATCGCGGGGGCCCGGGTGTCCGTGGAGGCCTTGCGGTCCGCCGACGCGCTCGCGCCCCTGTTCGATGCGGTGAGCGGCGCCGACGGGGCCTTCTCGCTGGAGGGCATCCCCGGCTCGGGCGTCACGCTGAATGTCTCCGGCCCCGGGCACAACACCCGCATCGTCTCGAATGTCCGGCCCGGGGCTCCCCTGGAGATCGAGCTGACGGCCACGGCCCCGGATGCCGGGCCGGTGGTGGAGCTGGTGGGCATCGGAGCCGTCCTGAGGCCCCGAGCAGACGCCCTCGTCGTGGGCGAGGTGTTCCCCGGCGGCGGCGCCCAGGCGGCGGGCATCGTCACGGGGGACGAGCTGGTGCGCATCGATGGAACGCTCATCACGGACATCGGTTTCACGAGCGCCGTCCAGCGCATCCGCGGCCCGGAGGGGACCCAGGTCCTGCTCGGTGTGCGCAAGGCCGGCCAGTCCACCGTGAGGGACATCTCCGTGCCCCGGAAGAAGCTGGGCCTGTGAGGCCGGGCGCAGTGAGCGGGTGAAGGCAGGGCACCTACCTGGGTAGCGCCTGCCCCCCCGCCCGAGCGCCTTTCGAGGGAAGTCCTGAAACCGGGGAGCGGTTCGACGCACTTCTCGCGTAGAGTTCCGGGGCTCGTGGCCTCGGTTCGCCCGGGCCTTTCAATCGATATCGACGGAGTGAAGAGATGAAGACAGGTGTGTTGGGCCTCGTTCTGGGCCTGATGTTGGGAGTCGGCGTCGGACGGATGATCTGGACCACCAGCACCGGCCCGACGGACGCGGCGAAGGCTGGCGCGCAGGTCGCCGCGGCCGCTCCACAGGCCCCGCAGGCCCCGGCCACTCCGCCCCCGCCGGCGCAGCGGCCGATCCTCTCGCCCACCGTCTTCAAGGTCCCGCTGGAGGAGTCTCCCACCAAGGGCCCCGCGGACGCGCTGGTGACGATGGTGGAGTTCACCGACTTCCAGTGCCCGTTCTGCGCTCGCGCCAACGCGACCATCAAGCAGGTCCAGGAGGAGTACGGCGACAAGCTGCGCCTGGTCGTCAAGCAGCACCCGCTGCCGTTCCACCCGCGCGCGCGTCCCGCGGCGCTGGCGTCCCTCGCGGCGCACAACCAGGGCAAGTTCTTCGAGTACCACGACAAGCTGTTCGCCAATCAGAAGGCGCTGGATGACGCGAGCCTGGAGACCTTCGCCAAGGAGGTGGGCCTGGACGTCAAGCGCTGGAAGAAGGACCTGGCCGACCCGAAGCTGGCCGCCATCGTGGACCGCGACGAGGCGCTGGCCAAGTCGCTGGGCGCGGGCGGCACGCCGGCCTTCTTCGTCAACGGCCGCTTCTTCTCGGGCGCGCAGCCCATCGAGGTGTTCCGCGCGGCCATCGAGGAGGAGCTGGGCAAGGCGCAGATGATGGTGAACGAGGGGATGAAGGCCTCGGAGATCTACGCCTCGGTGCTGTCGCACGGCGTGACGGCGCCGCCGCCGCCGCCCGAGCCGCCGGTGCAGAAGGTGGACGTGGGCTCGGCGCCGGTGAAGGGCTCGAGCGACGCTCCGGTGACGCTGGTGGCCTTCTCGGACTTCGAGTGCCCGTTCTGCTCGCGCGCGGCCAACACCGTGAAGCTGCTGGAGGACGAGTACAAGGGCAAGCTGCGCGTGGCCTTCAAGCACCAGCCGCTGCCGCGTCACGCGAACGCGAAGCTGGCCGCGGCGGCCTCCATGGCGGCCCACGAGCAGGGCAAGTTCTGGGAGATGCACGACAAGCTCTTCGCCAACCAGACGGCGCTGGACCGGGCCTCGCTGGAGCGCTACGCGCAGGAGCTGAACCTGGACGTGGGCAAGTTCAAGGCGGCGCTGGACTCGAACAAGTATGACGAGCAGATCGCCAAGGACTCGGAGCAGGGCACGCAGGTGGGTGCCAGCGGCACGCCGACCTTCTTCGTCAACGGCCGGCAGATCGTGGGCGCCAAGCCCATCGAGGTGTTCCGCCGGGTGATCGACGAGGAGCTGAAGAAGTCGGGCGTGGCCTCCGCGAAGTAGCGCGGAGGGGCCCGGGGGCCGAGGCGAAGGGTCCCCGGGTTTCGTAGTAGGCTCGACGGGGCATGGCTCGCCGCAAGAAGCTGGATGAGACGCCCGCTCGAGTGACCAACCTGATCGCCCTGGACGCCGCGTTGATCATGCGGCGTCTGGAGGCTCGACGGGACGAGATGTTCACGCTGTTCTCGCGGCTGCGCAGTCGCGAGCCGATGCTCAGCACCATCACCACGCGATTCACCAGCGCGACCTTCCATGACCTGGTGCACCTGCCGGAGCGGGAGCAGGCGGTGGTGCACGCCTTCTACGAGCGGCTGGACGAGATGCGGTGGTACTTCACGTACACCGAGGACATGCCCAGCACGGTGCAGCAGACCTTCACCGCGCTGCATCGGCGGCTGGAGGAGGCGTACCGGCACCTCGTGGTGGCGCTGGGGCCGCCGGTGACGCCGGACGCGGCGGTGGTGGTGGAGGCCGAGCCCGTGCGCCAGGAGCCGCAGCCCACGCAGGCGGCGCTGGCCCGGCCGTCGCGCAAGCGCGCCTCGCCCGTGGCCTGAGCAGGTCAGGGCTCGAGTCCGCTCCCGCGTCCGGTCCGCCCACCTGCCGGGCGCACTTCGTACGAGCTGGTCTGCTTGTCATACCAGTTCGGTACCGGTTCGCTCACAGGGCACCTCCCTGGCTGGGCAGTCGGCGTCAGCCGGGCTCGGTGACTTCTCGAAGCTCGCCGTCGGTGAGCCGGAAGACCGCGAAGCAGGACGCGCCGTGGGCCACGTGGTCCAGGCAGCGCACCGTGGACATCCGCCCCGAGGGTAACTGGAGGGCTCCGCGATAGGCCTTGTGCATATGCCCGCACAGCACCAGCCGGGGCTGCAGCGCCTCCACCACGAGCCGGGCGTACTCGTTGCCCACCGCGTCGTAGCGCATGCTGCGGCGCTGCTGCTCGAAGTCCTTCTCGTCCGCCGGATCCACGAGGCCCGAGGGCCATTCATGCAGCAGCAGCACGTCGGCCCGCTCCAGTGCCAGGGCGCGCTCCACGTCCTGCTCCGTGAAGCCGGCGAAGGCCTTGGGCGAGACGGTGCCCAGTCGATCCACGGACGGTCGGGGGCGGCGGAAGGTCTCCTCCTGGAGGATGCCGGACAGCCCCGCGACCCGGAGTCCGTGCGTCTCCACCGTCCCCACGCGCCCCAGGTACCGGCAGTTCAGCGTGAGCTCGAAGCCGTCCGGGGCGCTGTCCAGGTAGCCGTAGGGCTCGTGGTTGCCGCCGATGAAGTAGACGGGCCACGGGAACCGCGCGCGCCTCGAGTGGAACTCCGAGAAGTCACCCAGGTGCTTGTACCTCGCGGGCGCCGCCATGGTGGCCAGGTCCGCCTCGTGCCGGTGGGGCTCGAAGTCCCCCACCTGGAGCACGAACGCCAGCTGCCGGTGCGACTTCCGGCTCCACTCCTGGAGGAGCCGGACCATCTGGTGCATCCGGCCGTGCACATCACCCACGGCGGCGAAGAAGACGTCCTGGGAGCGGCCAGTCATGGCGGTGAAGCTCCATGTGAGAGGGCGGCGGCCCAGGACGCATGCTTGCGCCGCTTACTGACCTTTCTTCTCCGGCGTCGCGGGCGTGGCCGGGGCGGCCGGCTTGCCCCCCGACGCCTGCTCCTTCGCCCAGGCCGCGATGAGCTCCTTCTCCTTCTCCGGGGTGAGGCCGGCGCGCATCTTGTTGCGCCGCTCTTCGGGCAGGCTCTGGAAGTACGCCAGCGTGTCCTTCACGGTGACGGAGCTCGGCCGGAACTTCAGCCCGGACTGCATCGCCTTGTCCACCGAGCGCAGGTGGAAGCCCTTGTACTTGCCGACCGGCGGCGCCCAGATGGGGATGTCCCCGTCACCATCCTCCTTGTTCTTGATCAGGAACTCCGAGGGCACCCAGGCCAGCTTCGTGTCCTTGCCCGTCGCCTCCTTGCACGCGGCGAGCACGCCTCCCATCGTCCACGGCTTCTCCGGTCCCGTGGCGTTGTAGATGCCCGTGAGCTTGTTCTCCATCACGACCACCAGCCACTCCGCCAGATCCCTCACGTCGATGAGCTGGATGGGGTCCTCCGGGCTGCCCGGCGCGAGCATCTCGCCGCCCCGGTCGAAGCGCACCGGCCACCAGGTGAACCGATCCGTCGGGTCGTCCGGGCCGACGATGTAGCCGGGGCGCACGTTGGCCACGCGGCCCGGCAGGGCCTTCTCCACGGCCTCCTCGCACAGCCGCTTCAGGCCGCCGAAGTTCTCGAAGTTCTTGCCCATGGTCTCCACGGTCGGGTCCGCCAGCTTCGCCGTGGGGCCGCTCTCGTCCTCCCAGGGCACGTCGTTGTTCGCGTAGGCCGAGATGCTCGAGATGTAGACGTAGTGCTGCACGTTGGGCGCCAGCAATTGCGCGGAGGCCCCCACCATGCGCGGGTAGTACCCCGAGTTGTCCAGCACCGCGTCCCACTTGCGGCCCTCGAGCGCCTTGAGGCCCGTGCCCTTCTGAGGGTCTCGATCTCCCTGCAGCTTCTCCACGTCCGGGAACAGCTGCGGCCGCGTCTTCCCGCGGTTGAAGAGCGTCAGCGTGTGGCCTCGGGCCTGCGCCGCGTTGACGAAGGCCGGACCCAGGAACCCCGTGCCACCCAGCACGAGGATCTTCAGCTTCTTCTTCACCGGCACCCGGGACTTCTTGGCCGGGCCCGCCAGGGCCTCGGAACCCATCGCCAGCATCGAGGCTGCGGTCAGCGAGTACTGCAGGAGTTTCCTGCGGGAGGTGCTCATGAAAGGCTCTCGGTAGGTGGGTCCGCCTGGACCCGAGTTCACGCGCGGACGGCTGCGCGGGCGCGGAACACGCCGACCCCGTAGGCCATTCCAAGCACCACGAGGCACATGACTCCCAGCACTACGTAGCGGGAGATCAACGTGTCGACGCTCCAGCCGAAGGACTCCGTGAGCGTGGAGGGATCGCTCAGGCCTCCGCGCTCGAACTGGCCGAAGGGGATGGCACTCAAGTCACTCCGGGCCCTCCACCAGGTCTGGAATGCGTCCGTGAAGGCCGCCGCGCCGATGACGAGGAAGCCCCACCGCAGCCCCCCTTTGCGCAGCGCGCTGTCCGGCCCTGCGTAGAGGGTGGTCATCAGCAGCGTGCCCAGCACCATGCACCCGGCATCGCCTCCGAAGTAGACGAAGGACTGGGCCCGGGCCCGGCCGATGAGCAGCGTGCCCACGCACTGGAGCACCAACAGCACGATGCCCGCGATGAGCTGGGGCCGCTGGCGCAGCTTCCACCCGCGCCAGGTGAGCCACACGAGCCCCGCCGCCAGCAGGGCGGAGAGGAACGGATAGCGCATCATCGAGACGGGCGTGAGCCAGGGGCCCGGGAAGGCGAGGAAGCCGCACAGCCAGGCCGTCACGGCATGCCCCAGCTCGTGGATCCACATCGAGAGGAAGATGCGCAGCAGGCGGTTGCCCATGCCCGTGGAGTGGAGCACCCACATGAGCACCAGCGCCGACGGGATGGCGAACGTGCGGATCCTCAGCTCCAGCCGCGCGTCCTCAGCCGCCCCTTCCCACCGCAGTGTTTCCTGAGGCAGGTGCGGCGGGGGCTCGGGCTCGGGTGGCGGGAAGGAGGGAGGGGCCTCCTCCGCGAGCGCCACCCTCGCGGCGCGCGCCTCCGCCTTGTCGTAGAAGACGCCGCACCGGGGGCACTCCGGCGCCGGAGCCCGGGGAGCCCCGCAGCGGGGACAGCTCGAGGAGAAGGTGCGCTCCATCCGCGCCAGTCTACACGGTGGGCGCGGCGCGAGCCTCCGCGCGCCCTCTGCGCTCAGTGGAACTCAGCGCACGTGGAACGTCACCGACGACATGCAGGTGTCGGGATGGTCGTCACCCTCGTAGGTGGAGAGCAGCTCCAGGCGCACCTTCTGGACCTTCGCCGGAGCGGGCAGCTTCACGCGGTAGTGCTCGGCCCAGTTGATCCGCTCGTCCTGCGTGGTGCACGTCTCGTCCCCACAGGGCCCCTCCGACGTGTCCGGGGGCTCGGAGCGGTTCTCCTCGAAGACACGCGCGGGGTGATCGGGGAAGGTGAGCTCGTAGCGCTGCGCGTCCACATACAGCGCCACGGCCTTGGGGCGTGCGTTGCCCATCGCCCGGCGCATGTCCTTGGCGTAGTAGGGCACCACGTCCACGGCCACCAGCTCCTGGGGTGATGGGAACTCGAACGTCACGGACTCGCCCGTGCCGTCCTTCGCCGCCCCCTCGCACCACGCGGTGGCGCCGTCCCGGTCGACGAGCCGCTCCGCTCCGTGGCACACGCGCTTCTTACCCTTGCCCTCGCACAGCTGAGACGAGGCGCTGACCTTCATGTCCGTGGCGGCGAGCGGGTGGCTCCCCGCGGGCGCCGAGCCGCCCTTGAACTCCACCTCGAGCACGACGGGCTTGGAGGGAGTGGCCGGCTCGGCTGCCAGCGCGAGGGGGGATGACAGCAGGGCAAGGGCGGAAAGGAGCGGACGCATGGAAACCTCCGCTCCCCAGCATACCCCTGGCGGCTACGGAGGACCCTCCGTGACGGGCAGCGACACGAACGGACCACCGCTGACGGTGCCTGGAGGAGGCATCGCCCCATACGGGGTGCTCAAGGTGACGTTCTTGTAGACCGTGGAGCCGGACTCCATCCGCTGCGGAGCCGGCGCGGGCAGGTTCACCTGGGTGCCGAACCGGAGGTAGCGGGCCCACGCGCCGCTGGCGGGCGTGTAGTGCCCCTGCGCGCAGCTCGCCGTTCCGCTGATCGCCTGCGCCTGGTAGAGCCGCGACGAGCCGTAGCTCACGGGGGAGCACGTGGGGGCCGCGGGAGCGGGCTCGAAGGAGTTCCAGAGCACGCACCCGTCCACCACCGTGGCTGGAGCGCTCGTCTGCTCGTTGGAGCTGGCGTAGGGGATGTACCAGCCCGCTCCCCACGGCGCGGCGCTCGCCTCCGGCTGGATGACGGTGCCGCCGCTGTCGAACTGCCCCACGCCCACCAGGTCCGCGTCCGTGAACATCGAGGCATCGAACAGGCTCGCCTCGGCGTCGGTGTTGAACGTCCGGTGGGGCGCGCCGCCGTAGCTCCAGATGCCGTAGAAGCGCTGGGGCGTCGGGCTCGTCTGCCGGGTGTAGCTGACCTGCTGCCAGGTGTTGACCACCGTGCGGCAGCTCCACGCCGTCACGCTCCCATCACAGACGTACTCGAGCGCGCCGTCCAGGTTGTTCATGCAGCCGTTCGCGGCGTCGTTGTTCCACGACAGCTGCACGCTCGCGCCGGCGCACGAGGGGGCCGCTCCGCCCTGGAAGGTGCTGGCGTAGCTCTGGGCGAAGCCCGAGTAGGCCGTCGTGGAGGCCGCGGTCAGCTGCCCCCCGCGACGGACCTCGAGCGTGGTCTGCGCGGCGCAGCCCTGCGCGGCGCAGGCGCGCGGGTTGCCCAGGCTGCACCTGCTGCCCGCGTCCAGCTGGTTCTGGCTGTCTCCG
This genomic interval carries:
- a CDS encoding SDR family oxidoreductase is translated as MSTSRRKLLQYSLTAASMLAMGSEALAGPAKKSRVPVKKKLKILVLGGTGFLGPAFVNAAQARGHTLTLFNRGKTRPQLFPDVEKLQGDRDPQKGTGLKALEGRKWDAVLDNSGYYPRMVGASAQLLAPNVQHYVYISSISAYANNDVPWEDESGPTAKLADPTVETMGKNFENFGGLKRLCEEAVEKALPGRVANVRPGYIVGPDDPTDRFTWWPVRFDRGGEMLAPGSPEDPIQLIDVRDLAEWLVVVMENKLTGIYNATGPEKPWTMGGVLAACKEATGKDTKLAWVPSEFLIKNKEDGDGDIPIWAPPVGKYKGFHLRSVDKAMQSGLKFRPSSVTVKDTLAYFQSLPEERRNKMRAGLTPEKEKELIAAWAKEQASGGKPAAPATPATPEKKGQ
- a CDS encoding NADase-type glycan-binding domain-containing protein; the encoded protein is MRPLLSALALLSSPLALAAEPATPSKPVVLEVEFKGGSAPAGSHPLAATDMKVSASSQLCEGKGKKRVCHGAERLVDRDGATAWCEGAAKDGTGESVTFEFPSPQELVAVDVVPYYAKDMRRAMGNARPKAVALYVDAQRYELTFPDHPARVFEENRSEPPDTSEGPCGDETCTTQDERINWAEHYRVKLPAPAKVQKVRLELLSTYEGDDHPDTCMSSVTFHVR